TCGGCGGCGATTGCAAGGATTCAGGATGAACCGGTCATGTACCTGGCGGAAAACGGCAAAGCAGTACGTGTGGCCGTGCAACTCCATCGGGGCGATGGCCGCTACATTCAGATTCTCCGTTATCGTCGATCCTCTGCCACCGAATGGTCTCCCATCACTGGACAGGAACGCATCGCCATCCCTGCTACCGCTCTCACCGACGGCCAAGCCTTGCCGTAGCCCTGCCGATGTCTCATACCACGCATGGAACATCCCTTTGATTGGACCGAGGGGGAGAAGGAACATGCGTGCTGTGGTGGTAGGCGCTGGCGGTCAGTTAGGACAGGAAGTGTGCCGCCATTGGCCTGGCGAGGTGATCCCGCTCAGTAAAAACCAGTGCGATCTATCGCGTGAGGAATCGGAGATCCTGCAAGCCCTCCAACTCCATCAAGGCGAAATTTGCATCAATTGTGCGGCTTACAACTTCGTGGATCGAGCGGAATGGGAGGTATCCGCGGCTTTCGCTGTCAATGCCTGGGGCGTCCAAAAACTGGCCGCCGCCTGCCAGAAACTCCAGATGCGTTTGGTACATATCAGTACGGATTACGTCTTCGGCTTGGACCATTACACTAGTCCCATCGGCGAGGAGGCTGCTCCTGGACCCGTCAATATCTACGGACTGAGCAAACTAGCGGGGGAATATCTGGCCCGCCAAGTGCTGGGTGAGCAGGTTCTGATCATCCGCACCTGTGGCCTGTACGGCCACCGAGGTTCCGGAGGAAAAGGGCGGCATTTTGTTGAGACGATGTTGCGATTGGCTCAGCAAAAGCAAACCCTCCGGGTCGTAGACGATCAAATCTGCACCCCCAGTTATACTGCGGATGTTGCAGAGGCTCTCATCCGCTTGGTGGAGCGGCGTGCTGGCGGCATTTACCATGTGGTCAACAGCGGCTCCTGCTCTTGGTACGAGTTTGCCCAAGCGATCTTCCGGCTCACGGGTCTTTCCCCCCGCCTCGAGGCGATCCGTAGCGCGGATTACGGAGCCGCGGCGCGCCGCCCCCATTACAGCGTCCTGTCCACGGCGAAAATGCAGCAACTCGGTCTGCCCCCCCTACGCCCTTGGTCAGAGGCACTCGCCGCCTACTTGACAGAGATCGGTTATGCCACTGCGAACCGATAAGCTCGCTCCCACTCTGATCAGCCGAATGCTTAGGGCGGAATCTCCGAGCGAAAAAAATACACCAAGTCCCGGTTTTCCCCTTGACGAAACAGACTCAAAGGCCGAATACTAGATGAGACAGGATCGCAACAAGCTGGATTTCCGGGTGGCCGACCGGGCAGTCAACTTGAATGCGGGAGCCAAATTGATGGTGCTACCCTTGGACATGCTACAAGCCGGGGAATGGGGCGAGGTGGCCGAAATCGCGGGCCAATCCCCCTTGCTGCAACGCTTGGCCGAAATGGGCTTGCGGACGGGTTGCCGGATACGCATGGTCCAACCGGGTACGCCGTGTCTTCTGGACCTCGGTGGGTGCAAGCTGTGCCTACGGGCAGACGATTGTTCCCACATTTACGTACGGGTGGTTTCTCCATGCAACCGTTGAGTGCTTTCCAGCGTGGCGAGTATGCCCGAATCTGCCAAATCAGCGGCCCGCCTGGCGTGGTCCAACGACTTTATGAATTTGGCTTACTCGAAGGTCAAATCGTAGAGATTCTAGGCTTCGCACCCCTGGGAGACCCCATGGAAATCCGCGTCGGTCAGACCCGCCTCAGTATCCGCAAGGCGGAGGCGGCAGGGATATTGGCGGAACTGTGTTCCAACCCGCAGGCCCTCACAAGCTCTTGAGGCTCAGATAAACCAGGAACAGAAAGCCCCAACCTCTACATCCGTCGTAACAAACTCTCTTCCCTCCGCCCTTTGCGACGTCGATCCACTCCCATGACTACCAAAGCACCTACGCTTACCGTTGCACTGGTCGGCAATCCGAATACGGGGAAATCGACCTTATTCAATGCTCTTTCTGGACTGCGCCAGCGTGTCGGTAACTATCCCGGTGTGACTGTCGAACTCAAAAAAGGGACGGTCCGGCACGGCGAACGTGTTTGGGAATTGATCGATCTTCCAGGGACCTACAGCCTGGCACCGCGCAGTCCGGACGAAATGGTGGCCGTGGATTTGCTACTGGGCCGGCATTCCCACGAACCCGCCCCGGACGTGATCATCTCGCTGGTGGATGCTACCAATCTGGAGCGACACCTGTATCTGACGACCCAATTGTTCGATTTGGGCCGGCCTGTTGTGCTCGCTGTGAACATGATCGACATGGCGGCAGCCCAAGGCTTGCAGATTGACTACGCCGCACTGAGCCAGCGTTTGGGTGTCCCCGTAGTGCCAATCCAAGCGAACAAAGGGGTCGGTCTGGACGAATTGCAACGGGCCGTGGAAGCCGCCGCAGAGAAGAACCAACCGCCCCCACCAGTCCCTTTTCCGGAACCTTTCGAGCAGGAAGTGGCTCAATTGCGACCCCTCGTGGGCGAAGCAGTACCCCCGTTCCTCCTTCGGAGAGCTTTGCTAGATGTTGGGGGAAGTGTCGAAAGCGACCTCATCGCCCGGGGCGGGGAGGCCGTCCGGCAACAGTTGCACGCTGCGCGGGAACGCTTGGCAGCAGCTCAGTGTCCTATCCCCGCTATCGAAGCACGCACACGTTACGCTTATATCCGCTCCCTATTGCACGGGGTGGTCGCTGCACCTCCTCAGCGAGTCCGCACTTGGACCGACCGCATCGATCAGATTCTGACCCACCGCCTCTGGGGTACCCTCATTTTCTTAGCTCTTATGTTCCTCATGTTCCAGTCGATCTTCCGCTGGGCTAGACCGGCGATGGACCTGATCGACTCTGGACGTGAGGCCGTCAGTGCCGCTCTGCAAAATGGGATGCCGGAAGGTCCGCTCCGCAGTTTGCTCGTGGATGGGGTAATCAAAGGTGTCGGGGCTGTGCTGATTTTCCTGCCGCAAATTGTAATCCTCTTTGGGTTCATCGCCGTCCTTGAGGATTGCGGCTACATGGCCCGCGCCGCCTTCCTGATGGACCGCTTGATGAGCCGATGCGGCTTGAGTGGTAAGTCATTTATCCCCCTGCTTTCCAGCTTAGCTTGTGCCGTACCAGGGATTCTCGCCACCCGTGTGATCGAGAATACCCGCGATCGTCTGGCCACCATCCTGATCGCCCCCCTGATGAGCTGCTCGGCCCGCCTGCCCGTTTACGTTTTGCTCATCGGAGCCTTCCTGCGGGAAGGTTATCCTTCCTGGCTTCCCGGCGTGGTTCTCTTTGCGATGTACCTGGTCGGTTTCACGGTAGCACCGCTGGTCGCTTGGACCCTCAAACGCACCCTGTTGCGTGGCGACACACCGAGTTTCGTCCTGGAATTGCCGCCATATCGCCGTCCTCACCTCGGCCTGATCTTCCGCCGGATGTACGACGCCGGTCGGGCTTTCGTGGTCCGTGCCGGAACGATTATCCTGGCCGCAATGATTCTGGTCTGGGCACTGCTTTATTTCCCGGACGCCGATGCTCAAGGCCGCTCCTATCCGCAACGGATTGCTGAAGCCGAAGCCGCCGTAGAGGAACTCCAGAAACAAACTTCCCACGAAGCAGCAGGTCCCGACTCCGCCGGCCACCCGCCGCAGGATGCCGTTACTCACCAGATTCTCACGGAACCCAAGCGTCTGATGGCCGAATGGAAACGCCAGAGCTGGCTGGGCCGCATGGGTCTGGCGTTGGAACCGGTCTTCCGCCCCTTGGGTTGGGATTGGAAACTCGGAATGGCCGTCCTGGCAAGCTTTCCCGCGCGCGAAGTGGTGGTCGGCACCTTAGGACTGATCTATGAAGTCGGGGATGTCGATCCGGGAGCAATCGCGGAGGAAGGTAATGAAGAGACGGAACAAACGGCCAGCCTGCTGCATGCCCTCCGGCAGGAATGGGCCAGTGATCCTGTGCGCGGGCGATACCCGATCGCCGTCGCCCTTTCTCTGATGGTCTTCTTCGCTCTCTGCTGTCAGTGTGCATCCACCCTCGCTGTCATCCGGAGAGAGACTCACAGTTGGTTCTGGCCGGCTTTCACCTTCGTATACATGACGATGTTGGCCTACGCTGCTGCGCTGCTCACATTCCAAGTGGGAGCTGTCTTGACCGATTGGTTGACGTGACGCTTTTGACCCCTGTGTCCACCCTGCTCCCCAGAGGGTGATTCGATGGACCTGTCCCTGCCTCCCCTACTCGGCGCGACCCCTCCGGCACTCCTTCCCCTAACGCTCGATGTCCAATGGCTTCTGGTCGATCTACTCGTGGCAGGTGCTGCCCTCTATGTAGCATGGAGCCTGTGGCGTTCCTGGCGGGGAAAAGCCGGCTGCGCCTCCCGCTGCCACTCTTGCTCGGCTACTGTGGAACCGCCAGAGTCTCCGCCATCCTCCACACGTTTTCCCCTGAAGCAGTTGTGACGATACGGCTGGCCCGTAATGGCAGTCCCCCCGTTGGCACAAGATGACAGACACAAGATAACAGCCCCCCGGCTCATGGTTTGGAAAAAGTGAAGAGCGTTTCGGACCACGACTTGGAAGACCCGAAAGGCGGTAAGACAGGACAGCGGGGTCACTTTTCCGGTTGCAAGGACCAGCGCATTTGGCAACGGAGGGTCCAGCACATTCGCTGTTCCTTGCGTTCATACAACAGGTGCACGGAGTCGACGGGTTCCAGTAGCACTGCCAACCGCCGGAAGTGTTCATTCAACTCCTTCTGGTCCATTCCGAAAAGCGGGGCCAGAGAACGCGCCAAATGCTCCGACCGCTGCTGGAGATATGCTTGCACACGGCGGACATCGAAAGTAGCGACGGGCCAAGCTTGCGATGCGGAGGAATTCGCCACGGTTGGGCCTTTTGCAGTTTGCTGTAACCGTTGAGCCAGACGTTGCAAAGCCACGGGCGAACTGGCCAGGATGAGATGATCCTCAATCACGGCAAAGCAGGGGGCCACTCCTGGCGGAAAACCGCGCTCGTTGACTAGCATGCCAGATAGTCCCGCTTCGCCAACCTTTGGTTCCATCCAAGTGATTTGGTCGGCATGGGTGGCATTGTACTGGACGCGCCAAGCGTGGAAGGCAAAGGTGAGGGCCTGACAGAGAGCGCGGGCTGCTCGCTGACGTTGCCCCTTCTCGCCTTGCAAAGAAACCACCGCCGCCAAAATCGGTAAATCATTTTCCACCGCAGGTGGCTCCAGCCACACCGCCCAATGGGGTCCCAAACATTCACGCACAGCGGGGAAATGATCCCGGCCCACAAGCGGCCCGACCGCTTGCTCCAGCCATTGGGAAAGTGGTCGCTGATCCTCGTGGGGCAGGAGCACATCCAAGCGGTCCAGCCAATCGGCCAACCGGCCATAGCCTTGCACGGCGAGCCAAGCATCTGGTGGCAGGAGATGCAGCGAGGCTGGCTGAACGGGTGCAGACCACCACTTTTGCCACGGTTGAGGCAAACGTTGCGGTGTCACTTCCAGCAGGAGGTGCAAATCCACACCCCGATGGAGATGCAGGCCGAGAGCCACCGCCTCAATGCCTGACCATACCTGAGACCAACGCAGCAGGAGGGCTTTCTCTTGGCCTTGGGCTTGTTCCATGCGGCGCGTCCATTGGGCGTCCCAACTCCGCGGCTCCACCGCTACGATGGCTGTCATGTCGTTCCAACCCCAGCGCTGCCAACGCTTCCTCCAGGGCGTGGCAGTTTCAGAAGCATCTAAGCGCCGCAAAGCCGCTTGCAACTCGCTCTCCCAAGGGGAAAAGAGGAACAAGCCGTGGGAAAAGGCGTAATACTCCGCCTCGCCTGGGCCTTTTTTCCGCACGAAGTACGTCCATGGGCCTTGCTGACGTTGTTCGACTGCGGATACTTCTCTGGATTGAATTTGCAACTCGTTGAGTCGCTGGACGAGAGCTTGCAAGCGAGCCGGGCGCCGCGGAGCGATGACCAACAAGCTGCTCTGAGGGCCGGCTGGCTGTTCTCCGGCCGGCGTGTAAGCAAATGCCACGACGCGTCCAAACACATCTTCCAATAATTCCTCCGGTGTGGTTTTTAGCTCTCGCAGAACGAGTTCCACGGTTTGCTCCACCTGGTGGAAAGGTATGGCAGCTTGCAATTCCCGCCCGAATTCGGTCTGAGGAAACACCTTCAGGAACGGGGAGCTGCGAAGCTGCTGCCAGTGCGTGTGGAGGTCCTGGACATAGAGAACCAGCGCTGCCTGAGGCGGAAGGCAGCGCAAGACCTTCTCGCGCGAAGCTGCCAGAGCTGGCGGTTCCTCCAGAGCCAGGGCTGATGGCGAAAAACCGATCAGGAGCACCAACGCCGCGGCTCTGACAAACAATCCCTTCCGCTTCACCGGAGCACTCCTCCATTCCACCCTCT
This Thermogemmata fonticola DNA region includes the following protein-coding sequences:
- a CDS encoding FeoA family protein; amino-acid sequence: MQPLSAFQRGEYARICQISGPPGVVQRLYEFGLLEGQIVEILGFAPLGDPMEIRVGQTRLSIRKAEAAGILAELCSNPQALTSS
- the feoB gene encoding ferrous iron transport protein B gives rise to the protein MTTKAPTLTVALVGNPNTGKSTLFNALSGLRQRVGNYPGVTVELKKGTVRHGERVWELIDLPGTYSLAPRSPDEMVAVDLLLGRHSHEPAPDVIISLVDATNLERHLYLTTQLFDLGRPVVLAVNMIDMAAAQGLQIDYAALSQRLGVPVVPIQANKGVGLDELQRAVEAAAEKNQPPPPVPFPEPFEQEVAQLRPLVGEAVPPFLLRRALLDVGGSVESDLIARGGEAVRQQLHAARERLAAAQCPIPAIEARTRYAYIRSLLHGVVAAPPQRVRTWTDRIDQILTHRLWGTLIFLALMFLMFQSIFRWARPAMDLIDSGREAVSAALQNGMPEGPLRSLLVDGVIKGVGAVLIFLPQIVILFGFIAVLEDCGYMARAAFLMDRLMSRCGLSGKSFIPLLSSLACAVPGILATRVIENTRDRLATILIAPLMSCSARLPVYVLLIGAFLREGYPSWLPGVVLFAMYLVGFTVAPLVAWTLKRTLLRGDTPSFVLELPPYRRPHLGLIFRRMYDAGRAFVVRAGTIILAAMILVWALLYFPDADAQGRSYPQRIAEAEAAVEELQKQTSHEAAGPDSAGHPPQDAVTHQILTEPKRLMAEWKRQSWLGRMGLALEPVFRPLGWDWKLGMAVLASFPAREVVVGTLGLIYEVGDVDPGAIAEEGNEETEQTASLLHALRQEWASDPVRGRYPIAVALSLMVFFALCCQCASTLAVIRRETHSWFWPAFTFVYMTMLAYAAALLTFQVGAVLTDWLT
- a CDS encoding FeoB-associated Cys-rich membrane protein yields the protein MDLSLPPLLGATPPALLPLTLDVQWLLVDLLVAGAALYVAWSLWRSWRGKAGCASRCHSCSATVEPPESPPSSTRFPLKQL
- a CDS encoding FeoA family protein; translated protein: MRQDRNKLDFRVADRAVNLNAGAKLMVLPLDMLQAGEWGEVAEIAGQSPLLQRLAEMGLRTGCRIRMVQPGTPCLLDLGGCKLCLRADDCSHIYVRVVSPCNR
- the rfbD gene encoding dTDP-4-dehydrorhamnose reductase: MRAVVVGAGGQLGQEVCRHWPGEVIPLSKNQCDLSREESEILQALQLHQGEICINCAAYNFVDRAEWEVSAAFAVNAWGVQKLAAACQKLQMRLVHISTDYVFGLDHYTSPIGEEAAPGPVNIYGLSKLAGEYLARQVLGEQVLIIRTCGLYGHRGSGGKGRHFVETMLRLAQQKQTLRVVDDQICTPSYTADVAEALIRLVERRAGGIYHVVNSGSCSWYEFAQAIFRLTGLSPRLEAIRSADYGAAARRPHYSVLSTAKMQQLGLPPLRPWSEALAAYLTEIGYATANR